In the genome of Bosea sp. BIWAKO-01, the window TCTTGAGCGAAAATGAAATCTCCTGGACCAGGAGGCGGCCCTGGCCCGGGGCAACCACCGCAGCGTTCTCCACGCTCAGCGACAGGCGTGGTGCCGGCAGCTTCAACCGCGCGCCCGGCGCCGCTTCGGCCCCCAAGACCTGCTGAAGCCTGCGCCACCCCTGCCTGGCGCCGACAAAGCCCCGCCAGTTTGCGATTGCGAGCTCCACCGGGGCCAACGCTCGGGACGTCAGGATCGAGGAGGCGATCATGATGCCCCCGGTCGCCTGGCCATCGATGACGAGATAGGCACCAATGCCCAGAATGGCCGACTGGAGCAGCATGCGCGTCACCTTCGTCAGTGCACCGAAGCCCCCGGAAACATCGGAGGCCCTTTGCTGGAAGGTCATGTGGCGGCTGTTGGCATCGTCCCAGCGCGCGCCGATGCGCCGCGCCATGCCAAGCGCCCGGACCACTTCGGCATTGCGCCGACCGGACTCGGTGATTCGGTTACGGACAGCCGCGGCGCCAACGGCCGATCTCGTTGCATGACGGGTCAGCGCGTCCGTCAGAAGCGTCACGGCGACAAGGAACAATGCCCCGCCAAGCGCCGCCAGACCGATCCAGGCGTGGAAGGCGAAACAAACCGCCAGGTAGAGTGGCATCCAGGGAAGATCGAAGAGCGCAGCGGGGCCGCCACTCGCCAGGAAGGCCTTCACCTGGTCGAGATCGCGCAACGGTTGTTGTCCATCACCGTCGACCCGGCTGCGCAAGGGCTGCCGCAGAACTGCCTGAAAGACGTCCTGGGAGAGTTCCCGGTCGAGCGTCGCGCCAATGCGCGAGAGGATGCGCCCCCGGCAGAGATCGAACAGCCCCTGGAAGGCATAGAGCGCCGCCGTGATTGCGGCGAGGCCGATGAGCGTGGGAATGCTGCGGCTTGGCAGCACCCGATCATAGACCTCCAGCATGAAAATGGAGCCGCTCAGGTAGAGCACATTGATCAAGCCGCTCAGGAGCGCGACGCCCGCATATGCGCCCCAGCTCGATGCGAGCCAGGATGGGCCTTTCGACGTTACGGAAGCCATATCCCCACCCCATATGTTGCCGGCGTCGAACTTGCGGCCGGAGGCGACCCGCCTGGGCTTGGCGGTTGTTCTCCCCTCCCGCCGTAAGGCGCCTGCCTGGCACGGGCTCGTTCCGACGACGAGACACTGCGACTCCGGTCGCGCAGCGCAACGGCCATGCCATTTCCTGAAATCACGTCGCATTCTCCGTCGAAACGGCCCGGAACCCGGATGCTGGACATCACATCGGCGCCGAAACGGCCCTCGGCACGCGCTAGCCAGAGACCGTAATCTGATCGCAGCCTCGGCAGAACGTACTCTCGTCCAAAGCCTTCAAGGACTATGGTCCGACATCATTCGGACGATCGTCGCTACGTCCTGGCCTTCACCTTCGGCATCTGCGCCACGGAGCGGGATGCCGCTGCGCGCCGGGGTGGACCGAGACGCGACGGCGGGGATTGCGAAGGCCGGGCGAGGTCGACCGCAGCCGGAACGGTTTGAAGAATACAGCGGCTGGTCATTCGGCGACTATGGTCCGACGGTTTCCGACCTTAGTCCAGCAGCACTAACCAGAAGTCCTAAGTACTTATGGCCGACACCTCCAATACTCCAGTCTCGATTGCAAATACCTCTATTTGTCAGCACCATCTCCGTTGAAAATTTCGTGAACAGCCTGCCTGCCCCCACATCGACGGGCCAGTACAGACGTAATATTTGCGATATTTCAGATGCAACGACTTAGCCCGCACGCGGCAACGCGCTGAGATCCGGAAAGAGAGATCCTCCAGCAACGACTTGGGGCCGATCTGGCCCCGAGCCGTATCGTGTTGACGCCTGCAAACAGACAAGCAAACGGGAGGTCCGGCTATGGTTACGTTTGATCGCGTAGACCTCGATTACATCCTGCAGCAGATCCTGATGGCCGAGGCCGGGCAATCGCCCGTCAACCCGCATCTGGCCTTTGGATTGCGCGAGGTCGCAGGGACCAACAACAACCAGTCCACCGGCGCCGGCGGCTCGACATCGACATATGGCTCGATCGACCAGCCTCTGCCCCTCTATGCGACTCAACTGTTCCAGCCCGCACAGGACTTGCCATTCGGCCCCCCGGGGACGCACACGAGCTACGCAGTGGGCACGCCATTCGTGGTGGATTCAGCGCCGCGCACGATCTCCAACCTGATCGCGGACCAGAGCTCGGCCAACCAGGCGGCGGTCGATGCCTACAACGCCCTGCACCCGGAACTGGCGACGCCCTTGACCGTGCAGCTCCAGTTCAACCCTGATGGCACGGCGAACCCCAGCTATGTCGCGAATCTGGGGATTGCCAATGTCACGCCGGATGGCGGCATCTCCGCCCCGTTCAACACCTGGTTCACCCTCTTCGGGCAGTTCTTCGACCACGGTCTCGATCTGATCGCGAAGAGCCAGACCGAGATCGTCTTCATTCCCCTGCAGCCCGACGATCCGCTGTTTACGCAGCCGACGACGACCAATCCCAACCCCAACAACTTCATGGTTCTGGCGCGAGCCGTACAGCCGACGGTGAACCTAGTCACGCCGTTCGTCGATCAGAACCAGACCTACACGTCCCACCCCTCGCACCAGGCCTTCCTGCGCGAGTATCTATCGACGCCGGGCGCAGTCGCCGGAACGGTCACGCTCGAGGCTACAGGCCGGCTGCTCGAGCACACCGATGCGACGGGCGCGCACCACCTCGCCACCTGGGCCGATGTCAAGGCCAATGCCCTGAAACTCGGTATCGCGCTGAGCGACTACGATGTCGGCAATGTGCCGCTGCTGGCGACCGATGCCTATGGCAATCTCATCCTCGGTGCCCATGGCTTCGCGCAGGTTGTCGTCGCGCATGCCGGTGGCGGCACGACACTGGTCGAAGGCACGGCCACGGGCCTCGACCTGACAAATCCGCTGGCGCTGGAGACCGGCGAGCAGGTTGTCCGCATCGGCCACGCCTTCATCAACGACATGGCGCACGCAGCGAGCCCGTTCGATTCAAGCGGCAACCTGCTACAGCCCGATAGTGACGGCGTCGCCGGTGGTGCTGCGCCCTCGGCCGGCTTCTACGATAACGAGCTTCTCGACAGTCACTTTGTCGGGGGCGATGGGCGTGCCAACGAGAATATCGGCCTGACGACCGTCCATGAGGTCTTCCACAACGAGCATAATCGCCTGATCGAGCAGACCAAGGCGATGGTCCTCAATGAACTCGCCAAGGGCGACACGTCGTTTGCGCTGAACTGGGTGCTCCCGGGGACCAACCTCGCCGACGGCATCCAGGACAACGAATGGAACGGCGCGCGGCTGTTCCAGGCCGCCAAGTTCGGCACCGAAACGCAGTATCAGCACCTCGTCTTCGAGGAGTTCGCGCGCAAGGTCGTCCCGACCATCCATGTCTCGGGCGACACCAATATCCATCTCGACGCGGCGATCACCTCCGAGTTCGCCAATGCGGTCTACCGCTTCGGCCATTCGATGCTGGACGAGACCATCGACCGCTTCGATGCCAACGGCAATCCGGTCCTCAATCCGGCGACGAACCAGCAGATGACGCTGATCGATGCCTTCACCAACCCGCTGGCTTTCCTTGCCCAGGGCTCCGACGCTGCCGCCCAGATCGTCAGGGGTGCGACCCAGCAGGTCGGCAACGAGATCGACGAGTTTGTCACGGGCGCGCTGCGCAACAACCTGCTCGGCCTGCCGCTCGACCTCGCCGCCCTGAACCTGGCCCGCGGCCGGGACACCGGCGTTCCGACGCTGAACGCATTCCGTCATCAGATCTACGATCAGACGCACGACGCCAACCTGCGCCCCTACCAGAGCTGGGACGACTTCGGTCACTACCTGAAGCACCCGGCTTCGCTGGTCAATTTCATCGCAGCCTATGGGACGCATGCCGCCCTCACGGCCGAGACGACCGTCCTCGACAAGCGCACAGCGGCGCTCGATCTGATGGTTTCCGCGCAGAAGACGGTGAGTTTGAACTACGCCTTCAAGGATGCCGCAGGCAACCTGACGAGCTTCAAATACACCGACGCCAGCCTGAGGCATACCGACTTCGCCTTCGTCGATCAGACCGGCCGCTACACCGATTATGGCTTCACCGACACGGCCGGCCATCTGACCAACAGCGCTTTGGATGCGGCTGGAATCACCAACATCGCCAATACGGCGAACGCCCTCAATGCCGACAATATTGGCAATGCCGACCCGTCGCAGGATGCCGGCAAGCCAATACTCGACGCCGCCGGACACCAGATCTCGGTCACCAACAACGACTTCAGCCAGGATGCCTACGACTTCCTGCACAGTCTGGGCGCCTACAGCAACGCCAATCCGGCAACCTCCACCGATGCCCACCTCATCCACGACGCCGATGGCGCTGTCGCTCCCTGGAGCACCGGCTCGATCACCGGCCTCGACCAGGTCGACATGTGGATCGGCGGCCTTGCCGAGAAGCAGGCCCTGAACGGAAGCCTGCTCGGATCGACATTCGAGCTCATTTTCCGGGTGCAGCTGGAGAACCTGCAGGACGGCGACCGGCTCTACTATCTGCCTCGGATCGAAGGCACACACTATTCCGACCAGATCGAGAACAACTCGTTCGCGGAGATGATCCAGGCCAATATCCCCGGCACACATCATCTCCCCGCTTCGATCTTCCAGGCAATGGAATACCAGATCGAGGCCAAGGACTTTTACCAGCTCGATGCCAACGGCAATGTGCTGATGGATGCCAATGGCAACCCCCTTCTGCGCGCCAACCCGATATTCCCGACCTGGACGGATGCCAGCGGCATCGTGCACAACCTCGTCGAGATCACGAAGGACGGAACGCTTCATTTCATCGGCAAGGATTTCTACTTCGGGAACACCATGGTGCTGGGGGGCACCGACGCCAATGACAAGCTGCTGGCCGGCAATGCCGATGACGACACGGTTTGGGGCGACGGCGGCAACGACACGATCGACGGCGGTGGCGGCAATGACAATCTGTTCGGCGGCAGCGGCGACGACCTGATCACGGACCAGGCCGGCGACAATGTCGTGCACGGCGATGACGGCAACGACACGATCCTGCTCGGCAAGGGCGCCGACATCGTCTTCGGCGGCGCGGGCGACGACTACATCTCCTCGGGCGGCGGCATTGACGACGTCGTCGGCGGCGCGGGCAACGACATCATCCTGGCCGGCGAAGGCGGCGAGGAGGTTCAGGGCGATCAGGGCGACGACTGGATCGATGGCGGCAAGGATGGCGGCGACGTGCTTGTCGGCGACGTCGGTGCACCGACCGGCCAGACTCCGCTCTACACCGGCAACGATGTGCTGATCGGTGGCGTCGGCACCGTCATGAAAGGTTTCGGCGGCGACGACATCATGCTCGGCGTCGGCGGCTTCGATAAGTTCCTTGGCGGCACCGGCTTCGACTGGGCCTCCTTCGAGCTCGAGACCCAGGCCGTCAGCGTCGACATGAAGCGGCGCGAATTCATCTCGCCGATCAATCCTCTGGGCGGCGACGGCATTCGCGATGTGTTCAGCCATACCGAGGGCGTCAGCGGCTCGCAATTCGACGACGAGATCCTCGGCGCCAATGATCCGCGGGCGGTGCGGGCGGCCGCCAAGGATGCCCTGCTCAATCCGAACCTGATCCTCGGACTTGCCGACACGCCGGCCGACGCCTCCGGCAAGACCTACACCAATCACAACGGGACCCTTGAGGGCTCGTTCTTCGCGCCGGGCGTCGGCGGCCCCAACAGTGCGCTTGGCTTCGCCGGCGGTGACATTCTGCTCGGCGGCGCCGGTAACGACCGCATCACTGGCGGCGGCGGCGACGACATCATTGACGGCGATGCCTGGTTGCATGTCGCATTGCAGCCGAACGCCCAGGGCGTGATCGGAGCAGGCAGCAAGATCCTGCGTGAGATCCGCTACGACGACACCCACCCCAACAACGTCGACACCGCCGTCTACACCGACAACGCGGCCAATTACACGATCACGGTGCGCGGCGCGGGCGGCGCAACCATCGTCCGTCAACTCGATGCAGCAACGATCGCCGGGCTGGCGAGCGGCGCAATTCAGCTCGCGCCCGATGCGCAAGGCTTCATCACCGTCGCGCACACCCCCACGGGCCTGGTCGCGGCAACCAAGAACGCCGTCGACGACGGCACCGACCGCCTGCGCAATATCGAGCGGCTCGAATTTGCAGATGTCACCGTCGACGTCTCCGGTGGCCGCAACCACCTCCCGGTCAGCACGCTCACCGTCACCGATCCGGCCGGCAACATCGCGGCGCCTGCCGTCGGAGACACCTTGTCCTCGAACTTCGCCACTGCCGGCGTTATCAAGGATGCCGACTTCGCCGGCGGGATCATCACCAGTCCGATCTCCTATCAATGGCAATATCAGGACCTGATCCGGGCGGAGTGGATCAACATTACGGGAGCGACGAATCCCAACGCGTTTGTTCCCGGCGACTTCGAGAGCGGCCTGCAGATCCGCCTGAAGGCCACCTATACGGATACGCATGGCTACACCGAGACGGTGACGAGCGCGCCGACACCCGTGCTCGCCGCCGACCCGAGCAAGAACTTCGGGCCCACGCAGAACCAGCGCGTCGTCCAGCTCGTGCCCAATATCGACGCCTATCAGGGCGAGTCAGTCAACGTCTTCGTCCCGATCACGAATTTCTGGACCGACGACCACACGGCGAACACCGCACTCCACTTTGCCGCATCGCTCGCCAATGGCCAGGTTCTCGATGGCTCCGCGGCCGCATTCGGTCTGCACTTCACGCTTCAGTCCGATGCGACCGGCGTCACCGGCGCCACCATCACCGGCACCCTTCCGGCAGGCTTCAACGGAGCGATCGACCTGCGGTTCTATGCCACGGATGATGCGATCACGACGCCGGCAGGCGTGGTCCTGCCCGCGCATACCGCGACAGCCGACTTCGCCATCAACGTTCTCAACACCACCGGGAATGTCGCCAACAATCCAGCCGCCGCCGTCACCGCGGCCGCGGCCCCTGCTGCACCGGCACCGGATCCGATGGGGGTGAGCTTCGACCGCGTCGATCTCGACTGGATCCTGAACAATATCAAGATGGCGGAGGCCCATCAGCCACCGGTCAATCCGCATCTGGCCTTCGGGCTGCGCGAGGTCGCCGCAACCAACAACAGCGCGGTGTCCGGCCAGGGCACGTTCGGCGCCTCGGACCAGTCATTCCTGCGACTGACCACCCCGGTTCTGGGGCTCGCCCAGGACAACCCCTTCGCGCCCGGCCTCAACCTCACCAGCTATGCGCAGACGCATGGCAGCGTTTACGATTCCAACCCGCGCATGATCAGCAACCTGATCGTGGACCAGAGCACTGCCAATCCTGCCGCGCTCGAGGCTGCCACGTCCCAGGCCACGGTGATGCCCGCGGTGCAGGACCCGAACAAGGTCGCGGCCTTCGACGGCGTTGACCCGACCACCGGCCTGCAGAATTACTCTATCCCGAACGTGACGCCGGATGGTGGCATTTCAGCGCCGTTCAACACCTGGTTCACGCTGTTCGGCCAGTTCTTCGATCATGGCCTCGACCTCGTCAACAAGGGCGGCAATGGCAGTGTCATCATCCCGCTGCTGCCGGACGACCCGCTCTACAAGGCTGGCAGCCCGACCAATTTCATGGTGCTGACGCGCGGAACCATGATCCAGCGCACGGCCGGCGCCGACGGGATCGTCGGCACGTCGGACGACACCTTCACCCACGAAACCACCAACGCGATCACGCCGCCGGTCGACCAGAGCCAGACCTATTCCTCGCATCCCTCGCATCAGGTCTTCCTGCGCGAGTACATCAATGTCGCTGGCGCTGGCCAGCCTCCGAACATCCACTCGACCGGACGGATGCTCGACCATGTCAACCAGGCCGGAGCGACACAGGCCGGGAATGCCAACGCGACGGCGGCAACCACCGACCTCTCGCACCACATGCCGACCTGGGCCGACGTCAAGAAGAACGCGCTCGACAATCTCGGGCTCAAATTGTCCGATTACGACGTGGTCAGCGTGCCGCTGGTCCAGGCCGACGCCTATGGCAACGTCATTCGCGGCCCCAACGGCTTTGCGCAGGTCGTCTACCAGGTGCTCGCCACCGACAACACGACCCATATCACGACGTTGCTGGCCGAGCGGACCATCGAGGGGACCGCAGCCGGCCTCGACATCGACCATATCGCGGTGCCGGCCGGCCTTGCAGCGCCGCCGAACGCAACGCTGTCGACGCAGTATGTCGGCGCCGGCGTCGCCTTCATCAACGACATGGCCCACAACGCCAGTCCGTTCAACGATTTCGGCCAGGCTCTGACCGCGGATGGCGACGGCGTCGCTGGCAATGCGCTGCCAGTCGATCCGGCCACGGGCCAAAATCTGGTCTACGACAACGAACTCCTCGACGCGCACTACATTGCGGGCGACGGGCGCGTGAACGAGAATATCGGCCTCACCGCCGTCCATGATGTCTTCCATTCCGAGCATAATCGGCTGGTCGAGCAGACGAAGGCCTTCATCCAAGCACAGCTCGACAAGGGCGATACCTCATTCGCATCGGAATGGGTTCTGCCAAGCGTCAATCTCGCGCCTGGCGCCGGCGGGGCGCCACATCAGATCACAGCCACTGAATGGAATGGCGAGCGCCTGTTCCAGGTTGCCCGCTTCGGCACAGAAACGCAGTATCAGCACCTCGTCTTCGAGGAATTCGCGCGCAAGATCGCGCCCGACATCCATGTCTCCGGCGACACCAACATCCACCTCGACCCGGCCGTGTTCGCCGAGTTCGCCCACACCGTCTATCGCTTCGGCCACTCGATGCTGGACGAAAACCTGCAGCGGTATTCGCTGCACCATGGCGCCCCCGGAGATCCGCTGAACGGCACGCCCGAGCTGGATGCCAACGGCAACCCGATCCTGCTCGACGGCAATGGCAATCAGGTTTCGAGCAATATCGCCCTGCTGACCGCCTTCACCAACCCGCTTGCCTATCTGAATGGCGGCGCCGACGCATCCGGCCAGCTTGCTCTCGGCTCCATGGCCCAGGTCGGCAACGAGATCGACGAGTTCGTCACCGGTACGTTGCGCAACAACCTGCTCGGTTTGCCGCTTGACCTCGCCTCGCTCAATATCGCGCGCGGCCGGTCCGAGGGGGTGCCGGGGATCAACCTGGTTCGCAACGAACTCTATAGCCAGACCAACGACGCGTCCCTGAAGCCATACGAGAGCTGGCACGAGTTCGGCCAGTTCCTGAAGCACCCTGCGTCCCTGATCAACTTCGTCGCCGCCTACGGCACCCACCCGACCATCGTCAACGCTACGACGCTCGCCGACAAACGTGCGGCTGCATTGGCGCTCGTCAGCGCCGGCGAGGACGAAACCAATCGCGGCACCGATGCCTATGACTTCATGCACAGCACCGGCATCTACGCGAACAACGTCAATGATCCACGCGCCTATCATGGCGCATTGATCGACCCTGCCACCGGCTCGGCTCAGATCGACCCGATCACGCATCAGCCGATGCTCGATCAGACCCCGCCGCATTACAGCACGGGCTCGGTCACCGGCCTCGACGCGGTCGATTTGTGGATCGGCGGTCTGGCCGAGAAGCAGAACCTGCATGGCGGCCTGCTCGGCACGACATTCGACTATGTCTTCAAGCTGCAGATGGAAAACCTGCAGGACGCCGACCGGCTCTACTATCTGCCGCGCATCGAGGGCATGCAGTTCTCCGACCAGATCGAGAACAATTCCTTCGCCGAGATGGTGATGAACGCCACCGGTGTGCACCACATATCGGCCAGCATATTCCTGACGCCGGAATACAAGATCGAGGCTACGGACTTCTATCAGCACAATGCGGATGGCAGCGTCGCGGTCGACAGCCACAACAACCCGATCTTCGCGGTCGGTCCGGCCATACCATCCTTCACCGGCGCGGACGGGCAGTTGCACCCGCTGGTCGAGATCCAGGGCGATGGGACCGTCCACTTCCTTGGCGAGGACAACTTCTTCGGCAACACGATGGTACTCGGTGGCACCTCGGCCAACGATCGGCTGATGGCTGGCCAGGCCGATGACGACACGGTCTGGGGCGATGCCGGCGACGACATCATCGATGGCGGTGGCGGCAACGACAACCTGTTCGGTGGCGACGGCAATGACATCCTGAGCAACACCAACAGCTCCATCGGCTCGTCGTTCCATGGCGATGGCGGCGACGACACCATCTATGGCAGCAAGGGCGACGACCTCATCTTTGGCGGCGCAGGCAACGACCTGATCTACGGCAACCAGGGTGTCGACGACATCGTCGGCGGCTCGGGTAACGACATCATCTATGGCGGTGAGGGCGGCGAGGAGATCCAGGGCGACGAAGGCGACGACTGGATCGATGGCGGCCCCGACGGCGGCGACGTGCTCGTCGGTGACGTCGGCGCACCGACCGGGCAGTTCCCGCTCTATGCCGGGGACGACGTGCTGATCGGCGGCGTCGGCACCGTGATGAAGGGCTTCAGCGGCGACGACATCATGCTCGGCGTCGGCGGCTTCGACAAATTCCTCGGCGGGCTGGGCTTCGACTGGGCTTCGTTCGAGAAGGAGACGCAGTCCGTCGCCGTCGACATGAGCATCAAGGAGTTCATTGCGCCCGACGCACCTCTCGGCGCCGATGGCATCCGCGACATCTTCACCCAGACCGAGGGCCTGAGCGGCTCCCGCTTCGACGACATCCTGACCGCAGATAACAATGCACGTGCACCTATCGTGCCGCTCGCCAAGAACCAGCTCAACAATCCCGGCCTGATCAAGGGGCTGGCGGACGGACCCGTGGACGGCTTCGGCAACCCTGCCCTGTCCTTCGTCAACGGCACGACGGAAGGGGCATTCTTCAAGCCCGGCACGGCGGTGGGCATCACTGGCAATATCGTCCTCGGCGGCGGCGGCAACGATATCATCGAGGGCGGCAGGGGCGACGATGTCATCGACGGTGACGCCTGGCTACACGTTGAGCTCTTGCCGAACGCCCACGGCGTCGTCGGCCTGGGCAGCCAGATCCTGCGCGAAATTCGCTACGACACGACTCCCGGCAACATCGACACGGCCGTGTTCACCGGCAACGCCTCCGACTACACGATCGACGGCAATGAGGACGCCGAGGGCTTCATCACTGTCGTGGACAGCGTGGCCGGACGCGACGGCACCGACCGGCTGCGCAATATCGAGCGGCTGCAATTTGCCGACACGACAATCGACGTGTCCCAAATCGACTTCGCCGTGACGACACACAATCATATTCCGCAAGCCAACCCCTCGGTCGGAGGAGCCGCCCTCCAGGTCGTACTTGCCGCTGGGCTGGCCGCCCCGCAGGTGAACAGTGCACTGACCGCCGACGTGACGAACCTGGTGGATTTCGACTTCGCCGGCGGCACGATCACCAATCCGCTGTCCTACCAGTGGCAGTACCTGAACATCCTGCGCGGCGATTGGGTCAACATCGCCGATCCGGCGCTTCATCCGAACGGAGCCACCACGGCGACGTTCACCCCGACCGACTTCTTCCTCGGCCAGCAGCTTCGTGTCGTCGTGACCTATGCCGACCCGGCGGCTCAGGCTGGTTTTATCGAGCGCGTCGTCTCGGCGCCCACGGCGGTCCTGGTTCCCGATCCACTTGCCGCGAACACGGCGCCATTCGTCGTGGCGCAGCAGGAACTTGTCGGGCTGCCCAATACCGCAGCCGTGCAGGACAAGCCGATTACCAACATGTTCCTGCCGCTGACGACGGTCTTCGGCGATCGCGAGACGGCCGCGACGGCGCTCACCTATACGGCAGCCATCGTCGATGCCAACGGCACCGCGCATCCGATCACGACCGCGACATCGTTCATGGGCCTGTCCTTCACGGTCGATCGGGACGCGACGGGCGCTGTCACGGACGGTCATATCACCGGCACGCCACCGGCGGGCTTCACGGGCGGCATCACGGTGCGGATCACGGCGACCGACCCGCAGGGCCTCGCCGTCACCAATGACTTCACGATCGATGTGCTCGGCCGCAGCAATGGCACGCCGGTCTTCGGCAGCAATCCCGTCAATACCCAGTTCAACGAGTTCACGACAGCGGCTGTCGTCGCCGCGCAGAATCTCAACACGCC includes:
- a CDS encoding type I secretion system permease/ATPase — protein: MASVTSKGPSWLASSWGAYAGVALLSGLINVLYLSGSIFMLEVYDRVLPSRSIPTLIGLAAITAALYAFQGLFDLCRGRILSRIGATLDRELSQDVFQAVLRQPLRSRVDGDGQQPLRDLDQVKAFLASGGPAALFDLPWMPLYLAVCFAFHAWIGLAALGGALFLVAVTLLTDALTRHATRSAVGAAAVRNRITESGRRNAEVVRALGMARRIGARWDDANSRHMTFQQRASDVSGGFGALTKVTRMLLQSAILGIGAYLVIDGQATGGIMIASSILTSRALAPVELAIANWRGFVGARQGWRRLQQVLGAEAAPGARLKLPAPRLSLSVENAAVVAPGQGRLLVQEISFSLKTGQGVGVIGPSGSGKSSLARLLVGIWPACRGKIRLDGAALDHWLDEDLGAYLGYLPQDVELFAGTVTENIARFDPAADAGHVIAAAKAANVHDLILRLPDGYETEIGESGAALSAGQRQRIGLARALFRDPFLVVLDEPNSNLDAEGDTALTQAILGVRARGGIVVVVAHRPSALAGVDMILMMDGGRAQAFGPKDEVLSRVTRPVSLPAAAVLKAVEN